In Anoplopoma fimbria isolate UVic2021 breed Golden Eagle Sablefish chromosome 12, Afim_UVic_2022, whole genome shotgun sequence, one DNA window encodes the following:
- the LOC129099918 gene encoding SUZ domain-containing protein 1-like isoform X2 codes for MEEEEAADRGEMEKRLEEKQRISQKEQESSNNSPRSPLNTTMVIQDDSLPAAPPPQIRILKRPTSNGSLGSPLNQNRPTPQVKSLAQREAEYAEARKRILGSACPDETPQEKPNTDRAGRNNSTLPSEDTRSNNHTVRQPAGPDGTQGFRQHR; via the exons gaaatggaaaaacGGTTAGAAGAGAAGCAAAGGATCAGCCAAAAAGAACA GGAGTCCAGTAATAATTCTCCACGATCTCCATTGAACACAACCATGGTGATACAGGACGACTCTCTACCAGCAGCACCCCCACCTCAGATACGCATTTTGAAGCGGCCTACAAGTAATGGGTCATTGGGATCCCCCTTGAATCAGAACAGGCCCACACCACAGGTCAAGTCTTTGGCTCAGCGCGAGGCAGAGTACGCCGAGGCCAGGAAGAGAATACTAGGCAGTGCCTGCCCGGATGAGACGCCTCAGGAAAAACCCAACACTGATAG GGCAGGGCGCAATAACTCTACATTGCCTTCAGAGGACACCCGATCAAACAATCACACTGTCCGGCAGCCAGCCGGCCCAGACGGCACCCAAGGGTTCCGACAGCACAGATAA
- the LOC129099918 gene encoding SUZ domain-containing protein 1-like isoform X3 has protein sequence MEKRLEEKQRISQKEQESSNNSPRSPLNTTMVIQDDSLPAAPPPQIRILKRPTSNGSLGSPLNQNRPTPQVKSLAQREAEYAEARKRILGSACPDETPQEKPNTDRAGRNNSTLPSEDTRSNNHTVRQPAGPDGTQGFRQHR, from the exons atggaaaaacGGTTAGAAGAGAAGCAAAGGATCAGCCAAAAAGAACA GGAGTCCAGTAATAATTCTCCACGATCTCCATTGAACACAACCATGGTGATACAGGACGACTCTCTACCAGCAGCACCCCCACCTCAGATACGCATTTTGAAGCGGCCTACAAGTAATGGGTCATTGGGATCCCCCTTGAATCAGAACAGGCCCACACCACAGGTCAAGTCTTTGGCTCAGCGCGAGGCAGAGTACGCCGAGGCCAGGAAGAGAATACTAGGCAGTGCCTGCCCGGATGAGACGCCTCAGGAAAAACCCAACACTGATAG GGCAGGGCGCAATAACTCTACATTGCCTTCAGAGGACACCCGATCAAACAATCACACTGTCCGGCAGCCAGCCGGCCCAGACGGCACCCAAGGGTTCCGACAGCACAGATAA